In Columba livia isolate bColLiv1 breed racing homer chromosome 6, bColLiv1.pat.W.v2, whole genome shotgun sequence, a single genomic region encodes these proteins:
- the POLL gene encoding DNA polymerase lambda isoform X2, protein MLFAEIPQLPEHPSNCMEDLAQQRRRELLPSMSHAARAAELLTRPMEPRGIVKAFPKRKKVRDDLGKSVPPKISKEEGREIPEAEWLKPVTTYVLQAGIGQARAEIFHKQIVQNGGVVHSQLSSEVTHIIVAEDMDCNRALRLLKLTKLPPGLQLVKASWLSACIRDQKLLSTAGYGVFIPCRYLEDGELQKEQQQQVLGSEEIQPPAEEGAVNPNTDAQVGDSSQQGLGTLGQQQLAEKVSDEEDSEGEDASVTQGDLEALMSGHYPVKSSEETSDSSSTVAQPASKWVCAHSSNSKKENHNQCITEKLEVLAKAYSVQGDKWRTLGYTKAINALKSYHKPVTSFQEACKIPGIGKRMAEKILEILESGHLRKLDHISESVPVLELFSNIWGAGAKTAQMWYQQGFRTLDDIRTKATLTSQQAVGLKHYTDFLERMPREEAAEIEQTVRRAALALQPGLVCVACGSYRRGKPTCGDVDVLVTHPDGQSHRGVFSKLLDSLHRSGFLTDDLVSQEDNGDQKKYLGVCRLPGPAQRHRRLDIIVVPYSEFACALLYFTGSAHFNRSMRALAKTKGMSLSEHALSEAVMRGPGGVKVASGHTVPTPTERDVFIQLGLPYREPSERDW, encoded by the exons ATGCTGTTTGCAGAGATACCACAGTTACCAGAGCATCCCTCTAACTGCATGGAGGACCTTGCCCAACAACGCAGGAGGGAGTTGCTTCCAAGCATGTCCCATGCAG CAAGGGCAGCTGAACTTCTCACTAGGCCTATGGAGCCACGAGGGATTGTCAAAGCCTTTCCCAAGAGGAAGAAGGTGAGGGATGACTTGGGGAAAAGCGTCCCTCCAAAGATCtcaaaagaggaaggaagagagataCCTGAGG CAGAGTGGCTGAAACCTGTCACCACTTACGTTTTGCAAGCTGGCATCGGCCAAGCCAGGGCAGAGATCTTCCACAAGCAGATTGTCCAGAACGGCGGTGTTGTACACAGCCAGCTCTCCTCAGAGGTGACACACATCATTGTGGCTGAAGACATGGACTGTAATCGGGCCCTTCGGCTCCTTAAATTAACCAAGCTGCCTCCAGGGTTGCAGCTAGTGAAGGCATCCTGGCTAAGTGCTTGCATCAGAGACCAGAAGCTGTTGAGTACCGCTGGCTATGGTGTCTTTATCCCTTGCAG GTACCTGGAGGATGGAGAACTgcagaaagagcagcagcagcaggtactGGGCAGTGAAGAGATCCAGCCCCcagcagaggagggagcagTGAATCCAAATACTGACGCACAGGTCGGGGATTCCTCGCAGCAAGGCCTGGGCACCCttggacagcagcagctggctgag AAAGTCTCTGATGAAGAAGACAGTGAAGGAGAAGATGCTAGTGTCACCCAGGGAGATCTGGAAGCACTGATGTCTGGCCACTACCCTGTGAAATCATCAGAGGAGACCAGTGACAGCTCTTCCACAGTGGCACAGCCTGCCAGCAAGTGGGTGTGTGCCCATTCCTCCAACAGCAAGAAGGAGAATCACAACCAGTGCATCACAGAGAAGCTGGAAGTGCTGGCAAAGGCCTATTCTGTCCAGGGGGACAAATGGAGAACTCTGGGCTACACCAAAGCCATCAATGCACTCAAGAGCTACCACAAACCAGTCACCTCCTTCCAG GAAGCCTGTAAAATCCCTGGGATTGGGAAGCGAATGGCAGAGAAGATCCTGGAGATCTTGGAGAGTGGGCATCTGCGCAAGCTGGATCACATCAGCGAGAGCGTGCCTGTACTAGAGCTGTTTTCCAACATCTGGGGAGCAGGGGCCAAGACGGCTCAGATGTGGTACCAGCAG GGTTTCCGGACGCTGGACGATATCCGCACCAAGGCGACTCTCACCAGCCAGCAAGCTGTGGGGCTGAAGCACTACACGGATTTCCTGGAGCGCATGCCTCgggaggaagctgcagagaTAGAACAGACC gTCAGACGAGCTGCACtggccctgcagcctgggctcgTGTGTGTGGCATGTGGCTCCTACCGTCGGGGGAAGCCCACCTGTGGAGATGTGGATGTGCTGGTCACTCACCCGGATGGGCAGTCTCACCGTGGGGTGTTCAGCAAGCTGCTTGACAGCCTCCACAGGAGCG GCTTCCTTACAGATGACCTGGTGAGTCAGGAGGACAATGGTGATCAGAAGAAGTACCTGGGGGTATGCCGCCTCCCTGGGCCAGCCCAGCGTCACCGCCGGCTTGACATCATTGTGGTGCCTTACAGTGAGTTTGCCTGCGCTCTGCTCTACTTCACCGGCTCGGCTCACTTCAACCGCTCCATGCGCGCCCTGGCCAAGACCAAGGGTATGAGCCTCTCAGAGCATGCCCTCAGCGAGGCCGTGATGCGAGGCCCTGGAGGTGTCAAGGTGGCCTCTGGCCATACAGTGCCCACCCCTACAGAGAGAGATGTCTTCATTCAGCTGGGGCTGCCTTATCGGGAGCCCTCAGAGCGGGACTGGTGA
- the POLL gene encoding DNA polymerase lambda isoform X3 — translation MLFAEIPQLPEHPSNCMEDLAQQRRRELLPSMSHAARAAELLTRPMEPRGIVKAFPKRKKVRDDLGKSVPPKISKEEGREIPEEWLKPVTTYVLQAGIGQARAEIFHKQIVQNGGVVHSQLSSEVTHIIVAEDMDCNRALRLLKLTKLPPGLQLVKASWLSACIRDQKLLSTAGYGVFIPCSRYLEDGELQKEQQQQVLGSEEIQPPAEEGAVNPNTDAQVGDSSQQGLGTLGQQQLAEKVSDEEDSEGEDASVTQGDLEALMSGHYPVKSSEETSDSSSTVAQPASKWVCAHSSNSKKENHNQCITEKLEVLAKAYSVQGDKWRTLGYTKAINALKSYHKPVTSFQEACKIPGIGKRMAEKILEILESGHLRKLDHISESVPVLELFSNIWGAGAKTAQMWYQQGFRTLDDIRTKATLTSQQAVGLKHYTDFLERMPREEAAEIEQTVRRAALALQPGLVCVACGSYRRGKPTCGDVDVLVTHPDGQSHRGVFSKLLDSLHRSGFLTDDLVSQEDNGDQKKYLGVCRLPGPAQRHRRLDIIVVPYSEFACALLYFTGSAHFNRSMRALAKTKGMSLSEHALSEAVMRGPGGVKVASGHTVPTPTERDVFIQLGLPYREPSERDW, via the exons ATGCTGTTTGCAGAGATACCACAGTTACCAGAGCATCCCTCTAACTGCATGGAGGACCTTGCCCAACAACGCAGGAGGGAGTTGCTTCCAAGCATGTCCCATGCAG CAAGGGCAGCTGAACTTCTCACTAGGCCTATGGAGCCACGAGGGATTGTCAAAGCCTTTCCCAAGAGGAAGAAGGTGAGGGATGACTTGGGGAAAAGCGTCCCTCCAAAGATCtcaaaagaggaaggaagagagataCCTGAGG AGTGGCTGAAACCTGTCACCACTTACGTTTTGCAAGCTGGCATCGGCCAAGCCAGGGCAGAGATCTTCCACAAGCAGATTGTCCAGAACGGCGGTGTTGTACACAGCCAGCTCTCCTCAGAGGTGACACACATCATTGTGGCTGAAGACATGGACTGTAATCGGGCCCTTCGGCTCCTTAAATTAACCAAGCTGCCTCCAGGGTTGCAGCTAGTGAAGGCATCCTGGCTAAGTGCTTGCATCAGAGACCAGAAGCTGTTGAGTACCGCTGGCTATGGTGTCTTTATCCCTTGCAG CAGGTACCTGGAGGATGGAGAACTgcagaaagagcagcagcagcaggtactGGGCAGTGAAGAGATCCAGCCCCcagcagaggagggagcagTGAATCCAAATACTGACGCACAGGTCGGGGATTCCTCGCAGCAAGGCCTGGGCACCCttggacagcagcagctggctgag AAAGTCTCTGATGAAGAAGACAGTGAAGGAGAAGATGCTAGTGTCACCCAGGGAGATCTGGAAGCACTGATGTCTGGCCACTACCCTGTGAAATCATCAGAGGAGACCAGTGACAGCTCTTCCACAGTGGCACAGCCTGCCAGCAAGTGGGTGTGTGCCCATTCCTCCAACAGCAAGAAGGAGAATCACAACCAGTGCATCACAGAGAAGCTGGAAGTGCTGGCAAAGGCCTATTCTGTCCAGGGGGACAAATGGAGAACTCTGGGCTACACCAAAGCCATCAATGCACTCAAGAGCTACCACAAACCAGTCACCTCCTTCCAG GAAGCCTGTAAAATCCCTGGGATTGGGAAGCGAATGGCAGAGAAGATCCTGGAGATCTTGGAGAGTGGGCATCTGCGCAAGCTGGATCACATCAGCGAGAGCGTGCCTGTACTAGAGCTGTTTTCCAACATCTGGGGAGCAGGGGCCAAGACGGCTCAGATGTGGTACCAGCAG GGTTTCCGGACGCTGGACGATATCCGCACCAAGGCGACTCTCACCAGCCAGCAAGCTGTGGGGCTGAAGCACTACACGGATTTCCTGGAGCGCATGCCTCgggaggaagctgcagagaTAGAACAGACC gTCAGACGAGCTGCACtggccctgcagcctgggctcgTGTGTGTGGCATGTGGCTCCTACCGTCGGGGGAAGCCCACCTGTGGAGATGTGGATGTGCTGGTCACTCACCCGGATGGGCAGTCTCACCGTGGGGTGTTCAGCAAGCTGCTTGACAGCCTCCACAGGAGCG GCTTCCTTACAGATGACCTGGTGAGTCAGGAGGACAATGGTGATCAGAAGAAGTACCTGGGGGTATGCCGCCTCCCTGGGCCAGCCCAGCGTCACCGCCGGCTTGACATCATTGTGGTGCCTTACAGTGAGTTTGCCTGCGCTCTGCTCTACTTCACCGGCTCGGCTCACTTCAACCGCTCCATGCGCGCCCTGGCCAAGACCAAGGGTATGAGCCTCTCAGAGCATGCCCTCAGCGAGGCCGTGATGCGAGGCCCTGGAGGTGTCAAGGTGGCCTCTGGCCATACAGTGCCCACCCCTACAGAGAGAGATGTCTTCATTCAGCTGGGGCTGCCTTATCGGGAGCCCTCAGAGCGGGACTGGTGA
- the POLL gene encoding DNA polymerase lambda isoform X1 gives MLFAEIPQLPEHPSNCMEDLAQQRRRELLPSMSHAARAAELLTRPMEPRGIVKAFPKRKKVRDDLGKSVPPKISKEEGREIPEAEWLKPVTTYVLQAGIGQARAEIFHKQIVQNGGVVHSQLSSEVTHIIVAEDMDCNRALRLLKLTKLPPGLQLVKASWLSACIRDQKLLSTAGYGVFIPCSRYLEDGELQKEQQQQVLGSEEIQPPAEEGAVNPNTDAQVGDSSQQGLGTLGQQQLAEKVSDEEDSEGEDASVTQGDLEALMSGHYPVKSSEETSDSSSTVAQPASKWVCAHSSNSKKENHNQCITEKLEVLAKAYSVQGDKWRTLGYTKAINALKSYHKPVTSFQEACKIPGIGKRMAEKILEILESGHLRKLDHISESVPVLELFSNIWGAGAKTAQMWYQQGFRTLDDIRTKATLTSQQAVGLKHYTDFLERMPREEAAEIEQTVRRAALALQPGLVCVACGSYRRGKPTCGDVDVLVTHPDGQSHRGVFSKLLDSLHRSGFLTDDLVSQEDNGDQKKYLGVCRLPGPAQRHRRLDIIVVPYSEFACALLYFTGSAHFNRSMRALAKTKGMSLSEHALSEAVMRGPGGVKVASGHTVPTPTERDVFIQLGLPYREPSERDW, from the exons ATGCTGTTTGCAGAGATACCACAGTTACCAGAGCATCCCTCTAACTGCATGGAGGACCTTGCCCAACAACGCAGGAGGGAGTTGCTTCCAAGCATGTCCCATGCAG CAAGGGCAGCTGAACTTCTCACTAGGCCTATGGAGCCACGAGGGATTGTCAAAGCCTTTCCCAAGAGGAAGAAGGTGAGGGATGACTTGGGGAAAAGCGTCCCTCCAAAGATCtcaaaagaggaaggaagagagataCCTGAGG CAGAGTGGCTGAAACCTGTCACCACTTACGTTTTGCAAGCTGGCATCGGCCAAGCCAGGGCAGAGATCTTCCACAAGCAGATTGTCCAGAACGGCGGTGTTGTACACAGCCAGCTCTCCTCAGAGGTGACACACATCATTGTGGCTGAAGACATGGACTGTAATCGGGCCCTTCGGCTCCTTAAATTAACCAAGCTGCCTCCAGGGTTGCAGCTAGTGAAGGCATCCTGGCTAAGTGCTTGCATCAGAGACCAGAAGCTGTTGAGTACCGCTGGCTATGGTGTCTTTATCCCTTGCAG CAGGTACCTGGAGGATGGAGAACTgcagaaagagcagcagcagcaggtactGGGCAGTGAAGAGATCCAGCCCCcagcagaggagggagcagTGAATCCAAATACTGACGCACAGGTCGGGGATTCCTCGCAGCAAGGCCTGGGCACCCttggacagcagcagctggctgag AAAGTCTCTGATGAAGAAGACAGTGAAGGAGAAGATGCTAGTGTCACCCAGGGAGATCTGGAAGCACTGATGTCTGGCCACTACCCTGTGAAATCATCAGAGGAGACCAGTGACAGCTCTTCCACAGTGGCACAGCCTGCCAGCAAGTGGGTGTGTGCCCATTCCTCCAACAGCAAGAAGGAGAATCACAACCAGTGCATCACAGAGAAGCTGGAAGTGCTGGCAAAGGCCTATTCTGTCCAGGGGGACAAATGGAGAACTCTGGGCTACACCAAAGCCATCAATGCACTCAAGAGCTACCACAAACCAGTCACCTCCTTCCAG GAAGCCTGTAAAATCCCTGGGATTGGGAAGCGAATGGCAGAGAAGATCCTGGAGATCTTGGAGAGTGGGCATCTGCGCAAGCTGGATCACATCAGCGAGAGCGTGCCTGTACTAGAGCTGTTTTCCAACATCTGGGGAGCAGGGGCCAAGACGGCTCAGATGTGGTACCAGCAG GGTTTCCGGACGCTGGACGATATCCGCACCAAGGCGACTCTCACCAGCCAGCAAGCTGTGGGGCTGAAGCACTACACGGATTTCCTGGAGCGCATGCCTCgggaggaagctgcagagaTAGAACAGACC gTCAGACGAGCTGCACtggccctgcagcctgggctcgTGTGTGTGGCATGTGGCTCCTACCGTCGGGGGAAGCCCACCTGTGGAGATGTGGATGTGCTGGTCACTCACCCGGATGGGCAGTCTCACCGTGGGGTGTTCAGCAAGCTGCTTGACAGCCTCCACAGGAGCG GCTTCCTTACAGATGACCTGGTGAGTCAGGAGGACAATGGTGATCAGAAGAAGTACCTGGGGGTATGCCGCCTCCCTGGGCCAGCCCAGCGTCACCGCCGGCTTGACATCATTGTGGTGCCTTACAGTGAGTTTGCCTGCGCTCTGCTCTACTTCACCGGCTCGGCTCACTTCAACCGCTCCATGCGCGCCCTGGCCAAGACCAAGGGTATGAGCCTCTCAGAGCATGCCCTCAGCGAGGCCGTGATGCGAGGCCCTGGAGGTGTCAAGGTGGCCTCTGGCCATACAGTGCCCACCCCTACAGAGAGAGATGTCTTCATTCAGCTGGGGCTGCCTTATCGGGAGCCCTCAGAGCGGGACTGGTGA
- the POLL gene encoding DNA polymerase lambda isoform X4: MLFAEIPQLPEHPSNCMEDLAQQRRRELLPSMSHAARAAELLTRPMEPRGIVKAFPKRKKVRDDLGKSVPPKISKEEGREIPEEWLKPVTTYVLQAGIGQARAEIFHKQIVQNGGVVHSQLSSEVTHIIVAEDMDCNRALRLLKLTKLPPGLQLVKASWLSACIRDQKLLSTAGYGVFIPCRYLEDGELQKEQQQQVLGSEEIQPPAEEGAVNPNTDAQVGDSSQQGLGTLGQQQLAEKVSDEEDSEGEDASVTQGDLEALMSGHYPVKSSEETSDSSSTVAQPASKWVCAHSSNSKKENHNQCITEKLEVLAKAYSVQGDKWRTLGYTKAINALKSYHKPVTSFQEACKIPGIGKRMAEKILEILESGHLRKLDHISESVPVLELFSNIWGAGAKTAQMWYQQGFRTLDDIRTKATLTSQQAVGLKHYTDFLERMPREEAAEIEQTVRRAALALQPGLVCVACGSYRRGKPTCGDVDVLVTHPDGQSHRGVFSKLLDSLHRSGFLTDDLVSQEDNGDQKKYLGVCRLPGPAQRHRRLDIIVVPYSEFACALLYFTGSAHFNRSMRALAKTKGMSLSEHALSEAVMRGPGGVKVASGHTVPTPTERDVFIQLGLPYREPSERDW, encoded by the exons ATGCTGTTTGCAGAGATACCACAGTTACCAGAGCATCCCTCTAACTGCATGGAGGACCTTGCCCAACAACGCAGGAGGGAGTTGCTTCCAAGCATGTCCCATGCAG CAAGGGCAGCTGAACTTCTCACTAGGCCTATGGAGCCACGAGGGATTGTCAAAGCCTTTCCCAAGAGGAAGAAGGTGAGGGATGACTTGGGGAAAAGCGTCCCTCCAAAGATCtcaaaagaggaaggaagagagataCCTGAGG AGTGGCTGAAACCTGTCACCACTTACGTTTTGCAAGCTGGCATCGGCCAAGCCAGGGCAGAGATCTTCCACAAGCAGATTGTCCAGAACGGCGGTGTTGTACACAGCCAGCTCTCCTCAGAGGTGACACACATCATTGTGGCTGAAGACATGGACTGTAATCGGGCCCTTCGGCTCCTTAAATTAACCAAGCTGCCTCCAGGGTTGCAGCTAGTGAAGGCATCCTGGCTAAGTGCTTGCATCAGAGACCAGAAGCTGTTGAGTACCGCTGGCTATGGTGTCTTTATCCCTTGCAG GTACCTGGAGGATGGAGAACTgcagaaagagcagcagcagcaggtactGGGCAGTGAAGAGATCCAGCCCCcagcagaggagggagcagTGAATCCAAATACTGACGCACAGGTCGGGGATTCCTCGCAGCAAGGCCTGGGCACCCttggacagcagcagctggctgag AAAGTCTCTGATGAAGAAGACAGTGAAGGAGAAGATGCTAGTGTCACCCAGGGAGATCTGGAAGCACTGATGTCTGGCCACTACCCTGTGAAATCATCAGAGGAGACCAGTGACAGCTCTTCCACAGTGGCACAGCCTGCCAGCAAGTGGGTGTGTGCCCATTCCTCCAACAGCAAGAAGGAGAATCACAACCAGTGCATCACAGAGAAGCTGGAAGTGCTGGCAAAGGCCTATTCTGTCCAGGGGGACAAATGGAGAACTCTGGGCTACACCAAAGCCATCAATGCACTCAAGAGCTACCACAAACCAGTCACCTCCTTCCAG GAAGCCTGTAAAATCCCTGGGATTGGGAAGCGAATGGCAGAGAAGATCCTGGAGATCTTGGAGAGTGGGCATCTGCGCAAGCTGGATCACATCAGCGAGAGCGTGCCTGTACTAGAGCTGTTTTCCAACATCTGGGGAGCAGGGGCCAAGACGGCTCAGATGTGGTACCAGCAG GGTTTCCGGACGCTGGACGATATCCGCACCAAGGCGACTCTCACCAGCCAGCAAGCTGTGGGGCTGAAGCACTACACGGATTTCCTGGAGCGCATGCCTCgggaggaagctgcagagaTAGAACAGACC gTCAGACGAGCTGCACtggccctgcagcctgggctcgTGTGTGTGGCATGTGGCTCCTACCGTCGGGGGAAGCCCACCTGTGGAGATGTGGATGTGCTGGTCACTCACCCGGATGGGCAGTCTCACCGTGGGGTGTTCAGCAAGCTGCTTGACAGCCTCCACAGGAGCG GCTTCCTTACAGATGACCTGGTGAGTCAGGAGGACAATGGTGATCAGAAGAAGTACCTGGGGGTATGCCGCCTCCCTGGGCCAGCCCAGCGTCACCGCCGGCTTGACATCATTGTGGTGCCTTACAGTGAGTTTGCCTGCGCTCTGCTCTACTTCACCGGCTCGGCTCACTTCAACCGCTCCATGCGCGCCCTGGCCAAGACCAAGGGTATGAGCCTCTCAGAGCATGCCCTCAGCGAGGCCGTGATGCGAGGCCCTGGAGGTGTCAAGGTGGCCTCTGGCCATACAGTGCCCACCCCTACAGAGAGAGATGTCTTCATTCAGCTGGGGCTGCCTTATCGGGAGCCCTCAGAGCGGGACTGGTGA
- the POLL gene encoding DNA polymerase lambda isoform X7 produces MEPRGIVKAFPKRKKVRDDLGKSVPPKISKEEGREIPEEWLKPVTTYVLQAGIGQARAEIFHKQIVQNGGVVHSQLSSEVTHIIVAEDMDCNRALRLLKLTKLPPGLQLVKASWLSACIRDQKLLSTAGYGVFIPCSRYLEDGELQKEQQQQVLGSEEIQPPAEEGAVNPNTDAQVGDSSQQGLGTLGQQQLAEKVSDEEDSEGEDASVTQGDLEALMSGHYPVKSSEETSDSSSTVAQPASKWVCAHSSNSKKENHNQCITEKLEVLAKAYSVQGDKWRTLGYTKAINALKSYHKPVTSFQEACKIPGIGKRMAEKILEILESGHLRKLDHISESVPVLELFSNIWGAGAKTAQMWYQQGFRTLDDIRTKATLTSQQAVGLKHYTDFLERMPREEAAEIEQTVRRAALALQPGLVCVACGSYRRGKPTCGDVDVLVTHPDGQSHRGVFSKLLDSLHRSGFLTDDLVSQEDNGDQKKYLGVCRLPGPAQRHRRLDIIVVPYSEFACALLYFTGSAHFNRSMRALAKTKGMSLSEHALSEAVMRGPGGVKVASGHTVPTPTERDVFIQLGLPYREPSERDW; encoded by the exons ATGGAGCCACGAGGGATTGTCAAAGCCTTTCCCAAGAGGAAGAAGGTGAGGGATGACTTGGGGAAAAGCGTCCCTCCAAAGATCtcaaaagaggaaggaagagagataCCTGAGG AGTGGCTGAAACCTGTCACCACTTACGTTTTGCAAGCTGGCATCGGCCAAGCCAGGGCAGAGATCTTCCACAAGCAGATTGTCCAGAACGGCGGTGTTGTACACAGCCAGCTCTCCTCAGAGGTGACACACATCATTGTGGCTGAAGACATGGACTGTAATCGGGCCCTTCGGCTCCTTAAATTAACCAAGCTGCCTCCAGGGTTGCAGCTAGTGAAGGCATCCTGGCTAAGTGCTTGCATCAGAGACCAGAAGCTGTTGAGTACCGCTGGCTATGGTGTCTTTATCCCTTGCAG CAGGTACCTGGAGGATGGAGAACTgcagaaagagcagcagcagcaggtactGGGCAGTGAAGAGATCCAGCCCCcagcagaggagggagcagTGAATCCAAATACTGACGCACAGGTCGGGGATTCCTCGCAGCAAGGCCTGGGCACCCttggacagcagcagctggctgag AAAGTCTCTGATGAAGAAGACAGTGAAGGAGAAGATGCTAGTGTCACCCAGGGAGATCTGGAAGCACTGATGTCTGGCCACTACCCTGTGAAATCATCAGAGGAGACCAGTGACAGCTCTTCCACAGTGGCACAGCCTGCCAGCAAGTGGGTGTGTGCCCATTCCTCCAACAGCAAGAAGGAGAATCACAACCAGTGCATCACAGAGAAGCTGGAAGTGCTGGCAAAGGCCTATTCTGTCCAGGGGGACAAATGGAGAACTCTGGGCTACACCAAAGCCATCAATGCACTCAAGAGCTACCACAAACCAGTCACCTCCTTCCAG GAAGCCTGTAAAATCCCTGGGATTGGGAAGCGAATGGCAGAGAAGATCCTGGAGATCTTGGAGAGTGGGCATCTGCGCAAGCTGGATCACATCAGCGAGAGCGTGCCTGTACTAGAGCTGTTTTCCAACATCTGGGGAGCAGGGGCCAAGACGGCTCAGATGTGGTACCAGCAG GGTTTCCGGACGCTGGACGATATCCGCACCAAGGCGACTCTCACCAGCCAGCAAGCTGTGGGGCTGAAGCACTACACGGATTTCCTGGAGCGCATGCCTCgggaggaagctgcagagaTAGAACAGACC gTCAGACGAGCTGCACtggccctgcagcctgggctcgTGTGTGTGGCATGTGGCTCCTACCGTCGGGGGAAGCCCACCTGTGGAGATGTGGATGTGCTGGTCACTCACCCGGATGGGCAGTCTCACCGTGGGGTGTTCAGCAAGCTGCTTGACAGCCTCCACAGGAGCG GCTTCCTTACAGATGACCTGGTGAGTCAGGAGGACAATGGTGATCAGAAGAAGTACCTGGGGGTATGCCGCCTCCCTGGGCCAGCCCAGCGTCACCGCCGGCTTGACATCATTGTGGTGCCTTACAGTGAGTTTGCCTGCGCTCTGCTCTACTTCACCGGCTCGGCTCACTTCAACCGCTCCATGCGCGCCCTGGCCAAGACCAAGGGTATGAGCCTCTCAGAGCATGCCCTCAGCGAGGCCGTGATGCGAGGCCCTGGAGGTGTCAAGGTGGCCTCTGGCCATACAGTGCCCACCCCTACAGAGAGAGATGTCTTCATTCAGCTGGGGCTGCCTTATCGGGAGCCCTCAGAGCGGGACTGGTGA
- the POLL gene encoding DNA polymerase lambda isoform X6 yields MEPRGIVKAFPKRKKVRDDLGKSVPPKISKEEGREIPEAEWLKPVTTYVLQAGIGQARAEIFHKQIVQNGGVVHSQLSSEVTHIIVAEDMDCNRALRLLKLTKLPPGLQLVKASWLSACIRDQKLLSTAGYGVFIPCRYLEDGELQKEQQQQVLGSEEIQPPAEEGAVNPNTDAQVGDSSQQGLGTLGQQQLAEKVSDEEDSEGEDASVTQGDLEALMSGHYPVKSSEETSDSSSTVAQPASKWVCAHSSNSKKENHNQCITEKLEVLAKAYSVQGDKWRTLGYTKAINALKSYHKPVTSFQEACKIPGIGKRMAEKILEILESGHLRKLDHISESVPVLELFSNIWGAGAKTAQMWYQQGFRTLDDIRTKATLTSQQAVGLKHYTDFLERMPREEAAEIEQTVRRAALALQPGLVCVACGSYRRGKPTCGDVDVLVTHPDGQSHRGVFSKLLDSLHRSGFLTDDLVSQEDNGDQKKYLGVCRLPGPAQRHRRLDIIVVPYSEFACALLYFTGSAHFNRSMRALAKTKGMSLSEHALSEAVMRGPGGVKVASGHTVPTPTERDVFIQLGLPYREPSERDW; encoded by the exons ATGGAGCCACGAGGGATTGTCAAAGCCTTTCCCAAGAGGAAGAAGGTGAGGGATGACTTGGGGAAAAGCGTCCCTCCAAAGATCtcaaaagaggaaggaagagagataCCTGAGG CAGAGTGGCTGAAACCTGTCACCACTTACGTTTTGCAAGCTGGCATCGGCCAAGCCAGGGCAGAGATCTTCCACAAGCAGATTGTCCAGAACGGCGGTGTTGTACACAGCCAGCTCTCCTCAGAGGTGACACACATCATTGTGGCTGAAGACATGGACTGTAATCGGGCCCTTCGGCTCCTTAAATTAACCAAGCTGCCTCCAGGGTTGCAGCTAGTGAAGGCATCCTGGCTAAGTGCTTGCATCAGAGACCAGAAGCTGTTGAGTACCGCTGGCTATGGTGTCTTTATCCCTTGCAG GTACCTGGAGGATGGAGAACTgcagaaagagcagcagcagcaggtactGGGCAGTGAAGAGATCCAGCCCCcagcagaggagggagcagTGAATCCAAATACTGACGCACAGGTCGGGGATTCCTCGCAGCAAGGCCTGGGCACCCttggacagcagcagctggctgag AAAGTCTCTGATGAAGAAGACAGTGAAGGAGAAGATGCTAGTGTCACCCAGGGAGATCTGGAAGCACTGATGTCTGGCCACTACCCTGTGAAATCATCAGAGGAGACCAGTGACAGCTCTTCCACAGTGGCACAGCCTGCCAGCAAGTGGGTGTGTGCCCATTCCTCCAACAGCAAGAAGGAGAATCACAACCAGTGCATCACAGAGAAGCTGGAAGTGCTGGCAAAGGCCTATTCTGTCCAGGGGGACAAATGGAGAACTCTGGGCTACACCAAAGCCATCAATGCACTCAAGAGCTACCACAAACCAGTCACCTCCTTCCAG GAAGCCTGTAAAATCCCTGGGATTGGGAAGCGAATGGCAGAGAAGATCCTGGAGATCTTGGAGAGTGGGCATCTGCGCAAGCTGGATCACATCAGCGAGAGCGTGCCTGTACTAGAGCTGTTTTCCAACATCTGGGGAGCAGGGGCCAAGACGGCTCAGATGTGGTACCAGCAG GGTTTCCGGACGCTGGACGATATCCGCACCAAGGCGACTCTCACCAGCCAGCAAGCTGTGGGGCTGAAGCACTACACGGATTTCCTGGAGCGCATGCCTCgggaggaagctgcagagaTAGAACAGACC gTCAGACGAGCTGCACtggccctgcagcctgggctcgTGTGTGTGGCATGTGGCTCCTACCGTCGGGGGAAGCCCACCTGTGGAGATGTGGATGTGCTGGTCACTCACCCGGATGGGCAGTCTCACCGTGGGGTGTTCAGCAAGCTGCTTGACAGCCTCCACAGGAGCG GCTTCCTTACAGATGACCTGGTGAGTCAGGAGGACAATGGTGATCAGAAGAAGTACCTGGGGGTATGCCGCCTCCCTGGGCCAGCCCAGCGTCACCGCCGGCTTGACATCATTGTGGTGCCTTACAGTGAGTTTGCCTGCGCTCTGCTCTACTTCACCGGCTCGGCTCACTTCAACCGCTCCATGCGCGCCCTGGCCAAGACCAAGGGTATGAGCCTCTCAGAGCATGCCCTCAGCGAGGCCGTGATGCGAGGCCCTGGAGGTGTCAAGGTGGCCTCTGGCCATACAGTGCCCACCCCTACAGAGAGAGATGTCTTCATTCAGCTGGGGCTGCCTTATCGGGAGCCCTCAGAGCGGGACTGGTGA